The nucleotide sequence ATCAAAGGTAAAAGCAAAAAAAAGCAAGACAACATTAATAAACTCATCACCTTTAAAACTCGCAATAAAAGTGGTGAAACCGCCGTAGTTTCGACCCGTATTGTCAATGTCGTCATGGTAAGCAATTCACAAGGCACTGAAGCACGCTACGTAGTCAACTTAACTCTACACTGGAAAGGAAGTAAGCGTAAAGTCCGTGTCAACCTACGAGATCGTCAAAAAATGACTTACAAATTACTCATCGGTCGCAACTGGTTAAATGGTAAATACCTAGTTGATGTCTCCTTAAAAGAGCACGGTAAAGAATCTTCAAAAGCTACTCCACAGAAAAAAACATTCCCCGTCAAATTACACGACTACAAAAACAAGCTGGGTGCTAGTTTTTGGGACAAAGCAAGCTCTGCGATTTATCCTGATTCATTTTCTTTAATTGAAGCGGATGGAAAAAAAATGTTCCGCCTTAAGTTCCCCGGCCAAGAAAAATCAGTAGTACTAGAGCCAGCTAAATCATCTAAAAAATCTATCCCTGTAGCCCTCGCTATCCTCACCATTAATGGCACACGAGTCAAGTATCCCGTTCAACTCATGAAACAGAAAAAAGGTGTCGATTTATTCATTGGCACTGACCTCAAAGAAAAAACATACGGAGACAATAAATAATGAGCGCTAAAGCCCAAGTTTATTTATGGTCCCTTCTACTCATTTTAGTGGGTGCTGGCATCATAAGCTACAAATCTATACAACTAGACATACCTCTTACTCATGGAGAAAAGCGTGATGTATGGGTGGTGGAAGCTCTTGTGGAATTTGAGACTCAGGACAAACCTGTGAAAGTCAAAGTTGCGCTTCCCACGTATTATGCTCAATATAAACTCTTAGAACAACAAGGTTCATCCAATGGTTATGGCTTTACCACAGAAGAAAGCCCCAATAAAAAAGCCGTCTGGTCTAGTCGACAACCACCAGCTGGAAACCAGAAAATTTATTATACTTTCAGTATTTTTGAAACCGATGAATTTCAATCCACTAAAGGCAAGGACCGCTATAAATTTGACAAACCTTACTTTGAGCCTGCTTACAAAACTGCTGCTTTATCTTTAGTTGACTCTGCATGGAAGAAATCATCTGATAATTCGACTTTTGCGAAAGAAGTTATTCGTCGTCTCAACTTTGCTGATCCAGATCAAAACACCAATCTCGTTCGCAGCCTAATAAAAGGCACTTACACCGAGGCTCACTTAGTCCGAGATCTTATTCTACTTAAAGATGTACCCGCAACCGTTCTTCGAGGTTTACAGTTAGAGGATGGTACGCGTAAAACAACTACCGGCAACTACTTAGCTTTTTACGATGAAAAATGGAGTGTTATCAATCATATTTCTGGTGAAATCGGGCTCCCAAAAGACACCATTTTTTGGGCTCTAACTTCCGTCTTAGAAACGGCAGGCTGTACAAATTCCAAAATCACTTTCTCCATGATCAAGAGTGATCAATCCGCAAAATCTCTCGCGATCAAAAATAGTTTAGAAGACTCGTCCCCGATCATGAACTTTTCTATCTTCAGTTTGCCACTTGAATTCCAATCTGTTTTCAAGCTTCTACTGCTTATTCCCGTCGGCACCTTAATTGTCGTAATCATTCGTAACCTTGTTGGAATTTCTACTTCGGGAACCTTTATGCCTGTCTTATTAGCCATTGCCTTTATTGAAACGAGCCTAGTTAAAGGACTCGTTGTCTTACTCGTCATGATGGTCCTTGGCCTGCTAATCCGAACCTATTTATCACGAATGAACCTACTCCTAGTTCCTAGGATATCCGCTGTTGTCATCTGCGTTGTCATCCTCATGGCCTTCATCTCGATCACCTCCTACAAAATGGGCATAGCTGGCGGTATCAGTGTCACTTTCTTTCCTATGATCATCATTTCATGGACTATTGAGAGAACCTCTATCATGTGGGAAGAACACGGAGGCCGCGAAGTTTTCGAGAAAATGGGCGGTAGTCTAATCGTCTCAATCATCATCTATTTTGTCATGACTAATAGTTTCGTTAAGTACTTCACCTTCACTTTCCCTGAGGTTATGCTGATCATGCTAGCGTTTGTTTTATTGATTGGTGTCTACACGGGCTATCGACTCACTGAGATCTTCCGCTTTGAACCCCTCGTCACAGATGAGGATATTAAACAATGAAGTGGGCCTCTCCCTTTAAATTAAAAAGCAAGGGCATTCTAGGCATGAATGCTCGTAACTTCAGTTACGTGCTTTCTAAAAACAAACGTGAACTTTACCCTCTCGTCGACGACAAGATGGAGACCAAGCGCATCGCCTTACTCGAAGGACTGAGTGTCCCCGACCTTATCTGTTGCCTTAAGTACAATCACCAACTCAAAGAACTTCACACAGTCTTGAAGGATCATCAAGAATTTGTCCTAAAACCCGCCAAAGGCTGCGCTGGAAAAGGCATCTTAGTCATTACTGGTCGCAATGAGAAAGGCTTTATCAAAGCTTCTGGCTCCATCGTCACCTTTACTGAATTCAACCGTCATGTGGCCAGTATTCTTACGGGGATGTATTCCCTTGGTGGTACTCCAGACACGGCAATGTTTGAAAAACTCGTTCATTTTACCGATACTTTCAATGGCTATACTTACCAAGGTGTCCCCGACATTCGCGTTATCATATATCGTGGTTATCCTGTCATGGCAATGACGCGACTATCAACAAAAATATCTGATGGCAAAGCGAACCTCCATCAAGGTGCAGTTGGCGTTGGGCTCGACATAGTCACTGGTAAAGCGATCCAAGCTGTACAGTTTAACAAACTCGTGACCAAACACCCAGATACAGGGCAATCTTTTGAAGGTTTAGAAATACCCGACTGGGATGTCGTCTTAAAGTTATCCGCTCAAAGTTTTGATATCACGGGATTAGGCTATTTAGGTGCCGATATTGTCTTAGACAAAGCAAGGGGACCACTTATTCTTGAACTCAATGCACGACCGGGCTTATCTATCCAAATCGCTAATGGCCACGGCTTAGAAAAACGACTCTTATATATTGATTCAGTTCATAAAAAACGTCGGAATATTGATGAAAAACTTGCGCTCGTAAAAGAAAAATTTGTTGATTTAAAATAATCAAATTTTGTAGCTAGTCTTACCTAATCTATAACGCTTCATCGTACGTGTATCGGCTGTTATCAGTTCCGAAAGCAAACTTCCTGCTTTCGGATGAACAAGACCAGGAACGATTTCTAATAAGGGCACATAGACAAAGTCTCTTGTTAGAATTTCTGGATGAGGTAAGTGCATCAATTCTGTTTCAACCACCGATGATCCATATAAAATCAGATCTAAATCTAATTTTCGCTCGTCATGCTTATGGCCACCATCCTGACGTCCAAATTTCTGTTCAATTTCGCGCAGTACTTTATATTTTAAGTCATAAGCATCTAAGGATGTTTCAAGCCGTATGACTCCATTCAAAAACTCGTGTTGCCCTTCGCTTGTCCCCACAGCTTGATTCAAATAGAAACCTGAAACCGCGGTGATTTTAAACTTTTCTTCTAAGTCACGAAGCGCCATAGCGATGCTATCAAAAGGATCTATATTTGAACCTATAGCTACATAGGCCGTTTTCATTGTCTTTGCCTATAGATAGAAATAGCTACATTATCCGCTAATTCTAAAGCTTCAGGTTTATCAATCTTAATGGTGCAAGCCTGAACCAAAGCATGACTTAAACACTCGGCAGCACATAATTCTGCTAATTTCTCAATCAATAGGCATTCAGATTCGTTTGCGATCTCCGCTAATTTTCTATGCAGTGAATCATAGTCGACGGTATGATTAATATCATCACTTTTTCCCGCTTCTCGTAAATCTAAATAGAGCTTTGCCGAGACAATAAAATCTTGTGGATTCAAACGCTCTTCAGGATACAGACCTAATATTGCTTTTACTCTGACTTTCTGAATATAAATCTCATCTAATTCATTTATCATTAAGATTCATTTCCTTTAATAAACCAATACGATTTTGCCAGTCAGGCATCACTTTTACGAAGAGGCGTAAATCAACAAATTTCTCTAAACTCTTCCCGAGCTTATTACGTGATTGGCGCTGGATTTCTTTCACCATGTCACCACCACTACCGATAACAATCAGCTTCTGAGATTCTCGCTCAACTAAAATAGTCGCTTCGATTTTGATTTTCTTTTCTCTCTCATCCCAATGATCAATCATTACTGCTATGGAATGAGGCAATTCACTATGAAGTAATTCTAAAGCACTTTCACGAATGATATCTTCTGCAATATCTCTTAAAAACGCATCGGCAAGCTGATCATCTGGATAGAGGAAGGGCCCTTTTGGTAAAAGGTTCTTTATCAATTCTAATAAATCTGTCACACCATTATTCATTAATGCTGACATGCGATGAATTGTAGGCTTCTCCTCAAAGTGTGCACAATAATTCATTTCCATTTCGCGAATGGCGGCTTCAGTCGCTTTATCACACTTATTGAGAACCAGAATGGTAGTCTTCCCATCTGCAGCCGCGGCCGCTTTCGCCGCCATCTCATCTTCCATGCCGAACTCTCGCATGGGATCACAGAGCAAAAGCGTTATATCATTCTTGTCAATCGCACGTTTAATCGTACGATCCATCATTTCATCCATACGGTTCTTACTTTCGTGAATACCCGGAGTATCTGAAAAAATAATCTGAGCTGAATCATCGGTATAAATCCCCACCCACCTACGTCTTGTCGTATGAGGCACACGAGAAACAGCCGCAAGCTTATAGCCTAAGGCTTGGTTCACAAAAGTCGATTTCCCTGCATTAGGTCGCCCTATAATGGCAACAAAACCGCAATTACCGTAGCCATAATCTTCAAGCATTATCTAACTCAAGTAAAATCAATGATTCAAAATGAGCCGTCTGTGGGAACATATCCAACATCGCTAATTTCTTGTGCTTATATCCCAGTGGCAAAATCTCTTTAAGATCACGTGCCAAAGTACCTGGATCACAAGAAACATAGAGAATCCAACGAGGAGATCGTTTGCTGATGGCCTTAATCGTACCTGGGCCAACTCCAGCGCGAGGCGGATCAAGGATCAGAGTTGTCTCTCCAATCAATTTCCCTAAACGCTGACGAAGTAACTTATTCACGTCTCCAGCAATGTACTTATGCGTTGTTAAACCATGTTCTTGCGCATTAAAATTCGCCGCTTCTACACCTTTATCATCAATCTCTAAGCCCACGACTCTCACGCCTTTGAGTTCCATTGAGAGGAAACCAGATCCACAGAAGGCATCAATCACAAATGTACATTCTTTCAAGGATGAAATAATCTCTGCACACATGCTCTGTAAAGCTTCTGCTACTTCACGATTAACTTGGCTAAATGAACCTGAAGGCATGACATATTCTTTATCATTATAAATTTCTCTTCTCCATGGCAAGCCTACTGGGGCTTTACCATAAAAAGCAACTGTTTCTTTATTGCTGCTTGCATGGCGAATCGTCGCTCTCAAAGGACGATCTCTCTTGCTATTGCGGTGGCCCCACTTGGTCTTACTGAGTCCAGGCACCTGTTCATTTACTGGCGCTTGCGCTAACAAACATTCCTTAACTCGTACCAAGCTTCGATTGTCGCGTCCAATAAAGCCGTAAATAACTTCATCATTTTCAGTACGACGAGCATTTAAGCTAATTCTATTTCGATAATTCCATTGGTTTACCGATGGTACGATCTCGATATCATCGTTATCTATATCCAAACCACCAAGACGTTTTAAAACTTGGCGAAACTGAGCTTCTTTTACAGTGACTTGTTCATCATAAGTCATGTGCTGATAGGAACAACCACCACATTCACCGTAATACTGACAAGGTGCTTCTGCACGTTTCTCGGATGCTTCTACAATCTCAACAATCTCGCCACGGCAAAAGTTCTTATTATCTTTTAAAATCTTTACTTTTACTTTTTCACCAGGAACTGAAAATGGCACAAAACACACGCGCCCATCTTCCATACGACCTGCACCATCACCACCGTAGGCGATGTTATCTATCTCAAAAATCTCTTCTCTTTCCATAATCTTCTCATATTTATTTGTGTACCATTATGTGACAAACACTTATCTATCACTTATAGTGCTTAAAATCAGCTTAGGTATATAATTTCATGAGTAGAATAGTTTTATTTATTTTTTTAGCAATAAATCTCTATGCAGAACAGCCAATAAAGCCGTCTGCCAAAGAACAAAAGACTTTAGAACTACCCAAAGGCACAAAAACTCTTCTGAGTTCATCTAATGAATCTTTAAGCCAAAGCATTGCTAAACTTCTGGAGATCAACCCTTATAAAGTTTTAGAGAATGCCGTTTTAATGGATGATGGCCCTGTAATTGAAGCCCTCAACAATTATCAAGCCCCTAGTATCAAAGTCTTTTCAAGTGATATATATTATAGAACTTTACTCATTACATGGCTTAAAGAAAACAAAGTCCAAGCCCAGGAAAATATCCTACAGCAAAACACCTGGTTACTCAAAAAAGATTCTGTAGAAGGCGTAATCGAAAAAATCGAAGCGCTCAGTAAAAAAAATCATGCTCCACTATGGAATTTTCGACTAAATTACTGCTTAAGCTTACTCTACGAAGCCAAAGGCGACTATAAACGCAGCTTAAAAGCTCTCATTAAAGCTAATAATAAGACCACCGATAACAACCTGCGATACCTTTTACGCCGTAGAATGATCGTATGTTCTGCTCGCACAGGAAACTACAAAGAATATGAGCGCTTCATTCAAGATATCTACCAGGAAGAAAGCTCAGAAGCCTTAATGCATTATGAAAGTTTGAATGATCAACTGGCTATTAACCTTCTACAAGGCAAAGACTCCAGTGAACTCGTTTCCCAAATCATCAAGCACCCAAATGCCAATCTTGCCCGTTCCATTCAAAGCTTGATTTTTACTGGTCAGCATCAAGAAGCCTACTTGCTCAACCCTAAAAAAGAATTTATTTTTCCCTTCCTAATCGAACTGGACCAATTTTCACTTGCCAAAAAACTACTCCACCAAACTAGCGAGCCGGATAAAATCCATTATTACCAAAGCGTTCAAGGAACTATCCCCAAAGAGCTCAAAAGTCTTTCTAAGGAAATGACTCAAAACCAAAAGTTAAGTAAAGTTGCTTGGCTCTTATCAAAACACTACTACACACAAGAGTCCTATCAATTTCTTTATGAGCTCTGCCTTAACAGCAAAGATCTCAATCACATCTATATCGCAATGGCTAATCTAACAAAATCTAGTAGTGCCGCAGATCTCTACCTTTTTCTAAGTAAACGCTTAGACAAACAACAGGCATTGAACTACACCTGCCTCTTATCTTACACAAAGAATCCAAATTCATTCCTACACTACCTGATAAGCATTCACAAAAATCTTAAGCTACAGGGCAAAGACTTAGATGATTTTGTCACTATCTGCTCCACTTTAGCTTTAGAAATTAATCTTCCTGATGCAGCTTTAAGTTCTTTAAAAGTCATTAATGACAAAAATCAGAATATTAACCATATCATCATTGCTTCTACTGCCCTCTTAAGGAAGAAGGAGTTTTTAAGTGCCGCGCATAATGGACTCATTCGCGACGAAATGAAAATCCCTGAACTCATGGAAATCGCCACTTACGCATTAAACCAAACCGGAGACTTTGAAAAAGCACATAAAGCCAATCTCATTGCAGAATCTTTTTATATCAGCCTTGCTCACTTAAGTAAAACGGCTTACTTCTTTAAACGCTTGAATCAAAAAGATCTTTTAGAGCAAGTTTACTGGCGCATACATCCACAAGCTATCACTTTCAACAAAGACTCTATGCCTCTCATCGATTCAGCAAGCGCTCACTTTTTACAAAAAGAAGATTACACCGCATGGGCTAAGTTTGCGGAACTCAAGCTTAGTCATGCACTCCTACAACCTACAAAGATCCATACTCCTGCCCAAGCATTGGTAATACGTAAAGATTTATTACGCCTACAACTTATCAAAGCCATTAATTCAGGCAGAGAACAAGACATTATTCGATTTGCAAAAAAATGGTCTGATGAGTTCACCATGGACATCGAGCCTGTAATCATCCTGCATAAGTACCAACTCCCCCATAACATCCAAGTGCTCCAGCTAAAAACTGATTTATTTGACGATCGCTGGGCTAAGCTCGAAAAGCATATAAAACGCTATCCTAAAGCGAGTATTCAACTCAATGAAATTGCTTGGTTGGGAGCTTCCTGCTTCAAACGATTAG is from Lentisphaera profundi and encodes:
- a CDS encoding ATP-dependent zinc protease; its protein translation is MKKLSLIALTVALTLLSSCTHFSEEAEVKAGKTIVGETAFIAVDETGLVFDSRIDTGATTTSINAFDIHIKGKSKKKQDNINKLITFKTRNKSGETAVVSTRIVNVVMVSNSQGTEARYVVNLTLHWKGSKRKVRVNLRDRQKMTYKLLIGRNWLNGKYLVDVSLKEHGKESSKATPQKKTFPVKLHDYKNKLGASFWDKASSAIYPDSFSLIEADGKKMFRLKFPGQEKSVVLEPAKSSKKSIPVALAILTINGTRVKYPVQLMKQKKGVDLFIGTDLKEKTYGDNK
- a CDS encoding inactive transglutaminase family protein, translated to MSAKAQVYLWSLLLILVGAGIISYKSIQLDIPLTHGEKRDVWVVEALVEFETQDKPVKVKVALPTYYAQYKLLEQQGSSNGYGFTTEESPNKKAVWSSRQPPAGNQKIYYTFSIFETDEFQSTKGKDRYKFDKPYFEPAYKTAALSLVDSAWKKSSDNSTFAKEVIRRLNFADPDQNTNLVRSLIKGTYTEAHLVRDLILLKDVPATVLRGLQLEDGTRKTTTGNYLAFYDEKWSVINHISGEIGLPKDTIFWALTSVLETAGCTNSKITFSMIKSDQSAKSLAIKNSLEDSSPIMNFSIFSLPLEFQSVFKLLLLIPVGTLIVVIIRNLVGISTSGTFMPVLLAIAFIETSLVKGLVVLLVMMVLGLLIRTYLSRMNLLLVPRISAVVICVVILMAFISITSYKMGIAGGISVTFFPMIIISWTIERTSIMWEEHGGREVFEKMGGSLIVSIIIYFVMTNSFVKYFTFTFPEVMLIMLAFVLLIGVYTGYRLTEIFRFEPLVTDEDIKQ
- a CDS encoding alpha-L-glutamate ligase-like protein, whose translation is MKWASPFKLKSKGILGMNARNFSYVLSKNKRELYPLVDDKMETKRIALLEGLSVPDLICCLKYNHQLKELHTVLKDHQEFVLKPAKGCAGKGILVITGRNEKGFIKASGSIVTFTEFNRHVASILTGMYSLGGTPDTAMFEKLVHFTDTFNGYTYQGVPDIRVIIYRGYPVMAMTRLSTKISDGKANLHQGAVGVGLDIVTGKAIQAVQFNKLVTKHPDTGQSFEGLEIPDWDVVLKLSAQSFDITGLGYLGADIVLDKARGPLILELNARPGLSIQIANGHGLEKRLLYIDSVHKKRRNIDEKLALVKEKFVDLK
- the folK gene encoding 2-amino-4-hydroxy-6-hydroxymethyldihydropteridine diphosphokinase; the encoded protein is MKTAYVAIGSNIDPFDSIAMALRDLEEKFKITAVSGFYLNQAVGTSEGQHEFLNGVIRLETSLDAYDLKYKVLREIEQKFGRQDGGHKHDERKLDLDLILYGSSVVETELMHLPHPEILTRDFVYVPLLEIVPGLVHPKAGSLLSELITADTRTMKRYRLGKTSYKI
- the folB gene encoding dihydroneopterin aldolase, translated to MINELDEIYIQKVRVKAILGLYPEERLNPQDFIVSAKLYLDLREAGKSDDINHTVDYDSLHRKLAEIANESECLLIEKLAELCAAECLSHALVQACTIKIDKPEALELADNVAISIYRQRQ
- the era gene encoding GTPase Era, which encodes MLEDYGYGNCGFVAIIGRPNAGKSTFVNQALGYKLAAVSRVPHTTRRRWVGIYTDDSAQIIFSDTPGIHESKNRMDEMMDRTIKRAIDKNDITLLLCDPMREFGMEDEMAAKAAAAADGKTTILVLNKCDKATEAAIREMEMNYCAHFEEKPTIHRMSALMNNGVTDLLELIKNLLPKGPFLYPDDQLADAFLRDIAEDIIRESALELLHSELPHSIAVMIDHWDEREKKIKIEATILVERESQKLIVIGSGGDMVKEIQRQSRNKLGKSLEKFVDLRLFVKVMPDWQNRIGLLKEMNLNDK
- a CDS encoding class I SAM-dependent RNA methyltransferase: MEREEIFEIDNIAYGGDGAGRMEDGRVCFVPFSVPGEKVKVKILKDNKNFCRGEIVEIVEASEKRAEAPCQYYGECGGCSYQHMTYDEQVTVKEAQFRQVLKRLGGLDIDNDDIEIVPSVNQWNYRNRISLNARRTENDEVIYGFIGRDNRSLVRVKECLLAQAPVNEQVPGLSKTKWGHRNSKRDRPLRATIRHASSNKETVAFYGKAPVGLPWRREIYNDKEYVMPSGSFSQVNREVAEALQSMCAEIISSLKECTFVIDAFCGSGFLSMELKGVRVVGLEIDDKGVEAANFNAQEHGLTTHKYIAGDVNKLLRQRLGKLIGETTLILDPPRAGVGPGTIKAISKRSPRWILYVSCDPGTLARDLKEILPLGYKHKKLAMLDMFPQTAHFESLILLELDNA